A genomic stretch from Candidatus Thiothrix anitrata includes:
- the rplA gene encoding 50S ribosomal protein L1, translating into MAKLTKRQKAIAEKIDRTKAYAVADALDTLKSLPRAKFLESVDVSFNLGVDPRKSDQVVRGSTVLPNGNGKTVRVAVFAQGANAEAATAAGADIVGFDDLAAEIKAGKMDFDVVIASPDAMRVVGQLGQILGPRGLMPNPKVGTVTPDVAGAVRNAKAGQVRYRTDKAGIIHCSVGNVDFDTDKLVGNINALVADLVKMKPSTSKGVYLKKVSVSTTMGAGLTVDNSSLSY; encoded by the coding sequence ATGGCAAAGTTGACTAAACGCCAAAAGGCAATCGCTGAGAAAATCGACCGCACTAAGGCTTACGCTGTTGCTGATGCACTGGATACCCTGAAATCTCTGCCACGTGCAAAGTTTTTGGAAAGTGTTGATGTGAGCTTCAACCTCGGTGTTGATCCACGTAAATCTGACCAAGTTGTGCGTGGTTCTACTGTATTACCAAACGGCAACGGCAAGACTGTTCGCGTTGCGGTATTTGCACAAGGCGCAAACGCTGAAGCAGCAACGGCTGCGGGTGCTGATATTGTGGGTTTCGATGATCTGGCTGCTGAAATCAAAGCGGGCAAGATGGATTTCGACGTGGTTATTGCCAGCCCAGACGCGATGCGTGTGGTAGGTCAATTGGGTCAAATCCTTGGTCCACGTGGTTTGATGCCTAACCCTAAGGTTGGCACAGTAACACCAGACGTTGCTGGCGCGGTTCGTAATGCTAAAGCGGGTCAGGTACGTTACCGTACTGATAAAGCCGGTATCATCCATTGCTCCGTTGGCAATGTTGATTTCGATACCGACAAGCTGGTTGGCAATATCAATGCCTTGGTGGCAGATTTGGTGAAAATGAAACCATCTACTTCCAAAGGTGTTTACCTGAAGAAAGTTTCCGTATCCACTACGATGGGTGCTGGTTTGACAGTCGATAATTCATCACTGTCTTACTAA
- the secE gene encoding preprotein translocase subunit SecE, with the protein MSVNTEEQGSSLDTVKLILSLALLVAGIAGFYYFETWQGEPVSVLFRVLGMLVFVGVAVFVALTTLSGKRLLGFMSNSRLEVRKMVWPTRAETLQTTLMVMVIVLVLAIFLWGVDSLLGWGVRSLLGGGV; encoded by the coding sequence ATGTCAGTAAATACCGAAGAACAGGGCTCATCACTCGATACAGTAAAGCTCATTCTCTCCCTCGCCCTGTTAGTAGCAGGTATTGCGGGGTTTTACTATTTTGAGACTTGGCAGGGTGAGCCGGTATCGGTGCTTTTCCGGGTCTTGGGTATGCTGGTCTTTGTCGGAGTTGCTGTATTTGTGGCGTTGACCACGCTTAGTGGCAAGCGTTTGTTGGGCTTTATGTCAAATTCGCGCCTAGAAGTCCGCAAAATGGTCTGGCCTACTCGTGCGGAAACACTCCAGACAACATTGATGGTTATGGTGATTGTGTTGGTTTTAGCGATTTTCCTCTGGGGTGTTGACTCGTTGCTCGGTTGGGGTGTGAGAAGTCTGCTTGGAGGGGGGGTCTGA
- the rplJ gene encoding 50S ribosomal protein L10: protein MALTLQEKKEIISEVAAVAASAYSAVAAEYRGLTVAQLTTLRQNARKNGVYLRVVKNNLARIAVKDTAFECIQDGLVGPLVLAFSQEDPGSAARLIKDFKKDKANDKMEVKFVAIDGNMLPPSELDRLAKLPTRDQALATLAAVLRAPLDKFARTLAALRDQKAEAAGISLD from the coding sequence GTGGCATTAACACTGCAAGAGAAAAAAGAGATTATCTCTGAGGTGGCCGCAGTTGCTGCAAGTGCTTATTCTGCGGTAGCTGCTGAGTACCGTGGATTGACCGTAGCTCAACTCACTACGTTGCGTCAAAACGCACGTAAGAATGGGGTGTACCTGCGTGTTGTGAAGAATAATCTGGCACGAATCGCCGTTAAAGATACAGCTTTCGAGTGTATCCAAGATGGTTTGGTTGGTCCGTTGGTATTGGCGTTTTCTCAGGAAGACCCAGGCTCAGCGGCACGCCTGATTAAAGACTTCAAGAAAGACAAAGCCAATGACAAGATGGAAGTAAAGTTCGTCGCGATCGACGGCAACATGCTCCCACCTTCTGAATTGGATCGTCTGGCGAAATTGCCAACCCGCGATCAGGCACTAGCCACCTTGGCTGCTGTCCTGCGTGCACCGTTGGATAAATTCGCTCGCACTCTTGCTGCATTGCGTGACCAAAAAGCTGAAGCCGCTGGCATTAGCTTAGACTGA
- the rplK gene encoding 50S ribosomal protein L11 produces MAKKVIGYIKLQVPAGKANPSPPIGPALGQRGLNIMEFCKAFNAATQNLEAGLPTPVVITAYSDKSFTFVMKTTPASVLLKKAAGIKSGSAKPNSNKVGKVTVAQLEEIAKAKTPDLTAASMDAAIRTIAGTARSMGLEVEGV; encoded by the coding sequence ATGGCAAAGAAAGTCATTGGCTATATCAAGCTACAAGTTCCGGCTGGTAAAGCAAACCCAAGTCCACCTATCGGGCCTGCGCTGGGTCAGCGTGGTCTGAATATCATGGAGTTCTGTAAGGCATTCAATGCGGCTACTCAGAATCTTGAGGCGGGCTTGCCTACTCCAGTTGTTATTACTGCGTATAGTGACAAAAGCTTTACGTTCGTAATGAAAACTACACCAGCTTCTGTTTTGTTGAAGAAGGCTGCGGGCATCAAATCGGGTAGTGCTAAGCCGAACAGCAATAAGGTGGGTAAGGTCACTGTTGCGCAGTTGGAAGAAATTGCTAAAGCAAAAACTCCAGACTTGACAGCGGCTAGCATGGATGCGGCAATCCGCACCATCGCGGGTACTGCTCGCAGCATGGGTCTTGAAGTGGAGGGTGTGTAA
- a CDS encoding translocation/assembly module TamB domain-containing protein, translating to MKRWLHYLLIHPLAAVLLVLLLLLVAMVLLATSGGGTRLLASAAQRVVPDLVLEGVDGALIHDLSVQRAQWQDAGTQVAMHEISLQHQMDLGAPLVWQVERLQVGKLVIRLPAESTDEAEASAFTPPNVLLPFKINAEDVSIKTLEIWQGDKPLRFREVRLVGNTGDGALHLDKLQAQFHDADGKVDLTAQGDVGLRKPHALDVQLTVDSAHGAWGVGNSTLQFGGELQRYRINADVDWQYAQYSRYRASLQGDGTFNALQVESLKLNGKAGDVTLTGKLDWEDRLRWDATLTGTKLNPESFSKDMSGSLNVALTSQGQWAAGKLQLTLDVTQLQGRLREYPVDAKGKAAWDGKQLQLEKVTAQVGNNQLQAEGGVGEVLDLRWKIDANNLATAWKGLEGSLKGAGTLQGTLAKPQLQAELKGNKLRYQDYRLGAVDAQISQSGEVYTLKADAQDFRSGDTLLKTLKLDGKGTLENHNVSAQLVHAEGKAEFAASGAWQNQQWRGTVQNLALRDTAAGDWTMANAVKLEASATAANSSEICLVSRGSRACGKPTWSSEQGMTLVGNVQQIPLLMLRPWLPEDLSSDGSVSADYRFEQRGGRPVANASVRLSDGSMTLRGEKGKSETVRYTNARADLSLNDRQLKGKAQADLSGYGTLRADGGLTLSPQDGNHRINARLAATLPDIAWLERLSPQIERLQGGITADLQISGALSKPSVAGAVRLTNGQVHLSEAGVTLEAINAVMQASGNERATLTGTLRAGQGVLNANGSLSLADLPRWRADVSLQGDNLKLMDTHEVQAWFSPRLQFQVSPGSVAVTGDVAIPQAVVNLREIPPTASVRSSDVVIVGRRAAARPSGVLVKDAPLDIQPNVSITLGDKVKFNGFGLDARLEGRLRVLRTRQDVVAEGVLSVVDGLYKAYGQNLAIERGRLLFNGPLDNPGLDVRAVREVEGGDIKVGMALVGTVRKPESTLFSSPQQTQSDTLSYLLTGRAMAGLSGDQSSLLVDAVTQLGVAGGESLVQQFGGSLGLDNLGLNTKNGDITQSELSLGKRLGPRLYVRYIVSLFDSLQRVAITYQVNKRLQVEVKSGLHQSVDLIYKIDTNKGGLGP from the coding sequence GTGAAGCGATGGTTGCACTACCTCCTGATTCATCCGTTAGCGGCAGTGTTGCTGGTTCTGTTGCTGTTGTTGGTGGCGATGGTGTTATTGGCTACTTCCGGTGGTGGTACGCGCTTATTGGCGAGTGCAGCCCAACGGGTTGTGCCGGATTTGGTGTTGGAGGGTGTGGATGGCGCATTAATCCATGATCTAAGCGTGCAACGGGCGCAGTGGCAGGATGCTGGTACGCAGGTCGCTATGCACGAGATTAGCTTACAGCACCAAATGGACTTGGGTGCGCCCTTGGTTTGGCAGGTGGAGCGTTTACAGGTAGGTAAGTTGGTGATTCGCTTGCCTGCTGAATCAACCGATGAGGCTGAGGCTTCAGCATTTACTCCGCCGAATGTCTTGCTGCCTTTTAAAATCAATGCTGAGGATGTCAGCATTAAGACCCTCGAAATCTGGCAAGGTGACAAGCCTTTGCGGTTTCGCGAGGTGCGGTTGGTAGGGAATACGGGTGATGGTGCGTTGCATCTGGATAAGTTGCAAGCACAGTTTCATGATGCTGATGGTAAGGTGGATTTGACTGCGCAAGGTGATGTGGGGTTACGCAAACCGCACGCGCTTGATGTGCAGCTTACTGTCGATTCTGCACACGGCGCGTGGGGCGTGGGTAATAGTACCCTGCAATTCGGCGGTGAATTGCAGCGTTACCGCATCAATGCGGATGTCGATTGGCAATATGCTCAGTACTCGCGTTATCGGGCTAGTTTGCAGGGTGATGGTACGTTTAACGCATTGCAGGTCGAAAGTTTAAAGCTTAACGGTAAGGCAGGGGATGTGACGCTTACCGGTAAACTAGACTGGGAAGACAGGTTGCGTTGGGATGCAACCCTTACCGGCACAAAACTCAATCCGGAAAGTTTTAGTAAAGATATGTCCGGTAGTCTTAATGTGGCGTTGACCTCGCAAGGTCAATGGGCAGCAGGCAAGCTGCAACTCACCTTAGATGTAACCCAGCTACAAGGCCGTTTGCGCGAATATCCCGTAGATGCCAAAGGCAAAGCCGCGTGGGATGGCAAGCAACTGCAATTGGAAAAAGTTACCGCGCAAGTAGGCAATAACCAATTACAAGCCGAAGGCGGTGTGGGTGAGGTGCTGGATTTACGCTGGAAAATCGACGCAAACAATCTCGCCACTGCTTGGAAAGGGTTGGAAGGTAGTCTCAAGGGTGCTGGCACATTGCAGGGCACGCTGGCAAAACCGCAACTGCAAGCCGAGTTAAAAGGCAATAAATTACGCTACCAAGATTACCGTCTGGGGGCTGTGGACGCGCAAATCAGTCAAAGCGGCGAGGTGTATACCCTCAAAGCAGATGCGCAAGATTTTCGTAGTGGTGACACGCTGTTGAAAACCCTCAAGCTCGACGGTAAAGGTACGTTGGAAAATCACAACGTCAGTGCGCAACTGGTTCACGCCGAAGGCAAAGCTGAGTTCGCCGCAAGCGGTGCTTGGCAAAATCAGCAATGGCGCGGCACGGTGCAGAATTTAGCACTACGCGATACTGCCGCAGGCGATTGGACAATGGCGAATGCGGTCAAGCTCGAAGCATCCGCCACGGCGGCTAACAGCTCAGAAATTTGTTTGGTGAGTCGCGGGTCGCGGGCATGTGGCAAGCCTACTTGGTCAAGTGAGCAGGGCATGACCTTGGTGGGTAATGTGCAGCAAATTCCGCTGCTGATGTTGCGCCCTTGGTTGCCGGAAGATTTGAGCTCGGATGGTTCGGTGAGTGCTGATTACCGTTTTGAACAGCGCGGTGGTAGGCCAGTAGCGAACGCTAGCGTGCGTTTATCCGATGGCAGTATGACCTTGCGTGGGGAAAAAGGTAAGTCTGAAACCGTGCGTTACACCAATGCCCGTGCCGATTTAAGCTTGAATGATCGGCAGTTGAAAGGTAAGGCGCAGGCCGATCTCAGTGGTTATGGCACGCTACGCGCTGATGGCGGTTTAACCTTGTCGCCACAAGACGGTAATCACCGCATCAATGCACGTTTAGCGGCGACGTTGCCGGATATTGCTTGGCTGGAACGTTTGTCGCCACAAATTGAGCGATTACAAGGTGGCATCACGGCGGATTTGCAAATAAGTGGTGCGCTCAGCAAACCCAGTGTGGCTGGTGCGGTGCGCCTAACTAATGGGCAAGTGCATTTGTCAGAGGCAGGGGTAACGTTAGAAGCGATTAATGCGGTAATGCAGGCTAGTGGTAATGAGCGTGCGACCTTAACCGGCACCTTGCGAGCGGGGCAGGGTGTGTTAAATGCCAATGGCTCGCTGTCATTGGCTGATTTGCCCCGTTGGCGGGCGGATGTGAGTTTGCAGGGTGATAACTTGAAGTTGATGGATACCCATGAGGTGCAGGCGTGGTTTTCGCCACGTTTACAGTTTCAGGTGAGTCCGGGCAGTGTGGCGGTAACGGGGGATGTGGCTATTCCGCAGGCAGTGGTGAATTTGCGTGAAATTCCGCCGACAGCAAGCGTGCGTTCCAGTGATGTTGTTATTGTCGGGCGGCGGGCGGCTGCGCGTCCTTCGGGTGTGTTGGTGAAGGATGCGCCGCTGGATATTCAACCCAATGTCAGTATCACTTTGGGTGATAAGGTGAAATTTAACGGTTTTGGGTTGGATGCGCGTTTAGAGGGCAGACTGCGGGTATTGCGCACCCGGCAGGATGTTGTGGCTGAAGGTGTGTTGAGTGTGGTCGATGGTTTATATAAAGCCTACGGGCAAAATCTTGCGATTGAGCGGGGGCGTTTGCTGTTTAATGGCCCATTGGATAATCCAGGGTTGGATGTGAGGGCCGTGCGCGAAGTTGAGGGTGGTGACATTAAGGTGGGCATGGCCTTGGTGGGTACGGTACGTAAGCCTGAATCGACGTTATTTTCAAGTCCACAGCAGACGCAAAGTGATACTTTAAGTTACTTGTTAACCGGACGCGCAATGGCGGGATTGAGTGGGGATCAGTCTTCCTTATTGGTCGATGCAGTGACACAACTGGGTGTGGCGGGCGGAGAAAGTTTGGTGCAGCAGTTTGGCGGGAGTTTGGGTTTGGATAATCTGGGTTTGAACACTAAGAATGGCGACATTACCCAAAGCGAATTATCCTTGGGTAAACGCTTGGGGCCGCGATTGTATGTACGCTACATTGTGAGCTTGTTTGACTCGTTACAGCGCGTGGCGATCACCTATCAAGTGAATAAGCGGCTTCAGGTGGAGGTGAAGTCGGGTCTCCATCAAAGCGTGGACTTGATTTATAAAATTGATACTAATAAGGGGGGTTTGGGGCCTTGA
- a CDS encoding autotransporter assembly complex protein TamA, whose translation MKKMLWSLCLMGVAAPVSAAFFQQKADEQSEAKTESPVKVNVQGADDALADNVRALLPSLRALKCDSPAERVARFIESSDDKLQEAAEAMGYYDARFNVTPVRQAQCLALNVAVAPGEPVRVTDVKVQITGDGKDLSVFRELTAAPPYRVGDVLVLRQYEDFKTSLGRAATSNGFFDAEYITRTIEVDPDTLQAQVHIHFDTGKRYRVGKVAVKQDVLDDKHLQRFVRVRQGDVYEADAIRKQQQLLEGASYYSEVLVSSDFEQAVNGEVPVNIEAKRRKRYSYTGKVGYATDTGAHLETGMDIHWVNAKGHKLNARGSVGQDQQSAEVTYKVPLWNPEHEYTSLGVGWKQSDNGDIESRATKVGVDYNRRNKSDWQQTVFINYLDEITQVNGEAATKAQLTLIGARVKKTKVDDTPFAGNGWTLGAELQGAQQGVLSDQSVLQAKLHGKRLQTLSNNGKVIVQANLGTTLTDDLNEMPKSLRFFAGGVNSVRGYDFESLGEKNAESEVIGGKHLLTGSLEYEHPLVDKWSAAAFVDAGNAFDDSRNLTMKVGAGFGVRWKSPLGKLRADLAVPKDDTRDMHFYFGLGPDL comes from the coding sequence ATGAAAAAAATGTTGTGGAGCTTGTGTTTGATGGGGGTGGCTGCACCGGTGTCTGCGGCGTTTTTTCAACAAAAAGCGGATGAACAAAGCGAAGCGAAAACGGAATCGCCGGTAAAAGTGAATGTGCAAGGTGCGGACGATGCTCTGGCAGATAATGTGCGGGCATTGTTGCCATCATTACGTGCTTTAAAGTGTGACTCTCCCGCTGAGCGAGTAGCGCGTTTTATTGAGTCTTCCGATGATAAATTGCAGGAAGCAGCTGAGGCGATGGGTTATTACGATGCGCGTTTTAATGTAACTCCGGTGCGGCAGGCGCAATGTTTGGCGTTAAATGTCGCGGTTGCGCCCGGTGAGCCAGTGAGAGTGACCGATGTTAAGGTGCAAATTACTGGTGATGGTAAAGATTTGAGTGTGTTCCGTGAGTTAACAGCCGCACCTCCTTATCGGGTGGGCGATGTCTTGGTGCTCCGGCAATACGAGGATTTTAAAACGAGTTTAGGTCGGGCAGCTACCAGCAATGGCTTTTTTGATGCCGAATATATCACGCGCACCATTGAGGTTGATCCTGATACCCTTCAGGCGCAAGTACACATCCATTTTGATACGGGCAAGCGTTATCGTGTTGGCAAGGTGGCGGTGAAACAGGATGTGCTGGATGATAAGCACTTGCAACGATTTGTTAGGGTGCGTCAAGGTGATGTTTATGAGGCGGATGCCATTCGTAAGCAGCAGCAATTGCTGGAGGGGGCAAGCTATTATTCGGAAGTGCTGGTGAGCAGCGATTTCGAGCAGGCGGTCAATGGCGAAGTCCCAGTCAATATCGAGGCTAAACGCCGTAAACGTTACAGTTATACCGGGAAGGTGGGTTATGCCACTGACACTGGTGCACACCTTGAGACTGGCATGGATATTCATTGGGTCAATGCTAAAGGGCATAAGCTCAATGCACGCGGCAGCGTTGGTCAAGACCAACAGTCCGCTGAGGTCACTTATAAAGTGCCGCTGTGGAACCCGGAACACGAATACACCAGCCTTGGGGTGGGTTGGAAACAAAGCGATAACGGTGACATTGAAAGCCGCGCCACCAAAGTGGGGGTGGATTACAACCGCCGTAATAAAAGCGATTGGCAACAAACTGTTTTCATTAATTATCTCGATGAAATCACTCAGGTAAACGGTGAGGCTGCGACTAAGGCGCAATTAACTTTGATCGGGGCGCGGGTCAAGAAAACCAAAGTTGACGATACACCCTTTGCCGGTAATGGTTGGACGTTGGGGGCGGAATTACAAGGGGCGCAACAAGGTGTATTGAGCGATCAAAGCGTGTTGCAAGCGAAGTTGCATGGCAAGCGTTTACAAACTCTGAGTAATAACGGCAAAGTGATCGTGCAAGCTAATCTGGGCACGACCTTGACTGATGATTTGAATGAAATGCCAAAGTCGTTACGCTTTTTTGCGGGTGGGGTTAATTCGGTGCGGGGTTATGATTTTGAATCTTTAGGTGAGAAAAACGCCGAGAGTGAAGTCATTGGTGGCAAACATTTACTCACTGGTAGTCTGGAGTACGAACATCCGTTGGTTGATAAGTGGAGTGCGGCTGCGTTTGTTGATGCAGGGAATGCATTTGATGATAGCCGTAACTTGACGATGAAAGTGGGAGCCGGTTTTGGAGTTCGCTGGAAATCCCCATTGGGCAAGCTTCGGGCAGATTTGGCAGTTCCTAAAGACGATACGCGTGACATGCATTTTTACTTCGGTTTGGGGCCTGATTTGTGA
- the nusG gene encoding transcription termination/antitermination protein NusG, which translates to MALRWYVVQAYSGFENQVKRSLEERVVRFGLEDAFGRSLVPTEEVVEMRDGQKRRSERKFFPGYVLVEMEMNDETWHMVKETPKVLGFIGGKADKPAPITQKEVDNILRRIEEGAEKPRPKVLFEVGEVVRVTEGPFKDFNGVVEEANYEKSRLLVAVQIFGRSTPVELEFYQVEKA; encoded by the coding sequence ATGGCACTGCGCTGGTATGTTGTTCAGGCCTATTCCGGGTTTGAGAATCAAGTCAAGCGCTCACTGGAAGAGCGTGTTGTGCGTTTTGGTTTGGAAGATGCTTTTGGTCGCTCGTTGGTTCCCACTGAAGAAGTGGTCGAGATGCGTGATGGTCAAAAGCGTAGGAGTGAGCGTAAATTCTTTCCGGGCTATGTGTTGGTCGAAATGGAAATGAATGACGAAACTTGGCATATGGTCAAGGAAACTCCAAAGGTTTTGGGTTTTATCGGTGGTAAGGCTGACAAGCCAGCTCCGATTACCCAGAAAGAAGTGGATAATATCCTGCGCCGTATTGAAGAGGGTGCGGAGAAACCGCGTCCAAAAGTTCTCTTTGAAGTGGGTGAAGTGGTGCGCGTAACCGAGGGGCCATTCAAAGACTTCAACGGTGTTGTTGAAGAAGCAAATTATGAAAAAAGTCGCTTGTTAGTGGCAGTGCAAATTTTTGGTCGCTCAACGCCCGTTGAGCTAGAGTTCTATCAGGTCGAAAAAGCCTGA
- the tuf gene encoding elongation factor Tu, which produces MAKSKFERNKLHVNVGTIGHVDHGKTTLTAALTVVQARKFGGEAKAYDQIDAAPEEKARGITISTAHVEYESDTRHYAHVDCPGHADYVKNMITGAAQMDGAILVCSAADGPMPQTREHILLSRQVGVPYVVVYMNKCDLVDDEELLELVEMELRELLSSYDFPGDDTPIVKGSARMALEGDQSEIGEPSIARLIEAIDTFIPDPVRAVDGSFLMPVEDVFSISGRGTVVTGRIERGLIKVGETIEIVGIRATQTTTVTGVEMFRKLLDQGMAGDNVGLLLRGTKRDDVERGQVLCKPGSIKPHTKFEAEVYVLSKDEGGRHTPFFKGYRPQFYFRTTDVTGACELPEGVEMVMPGDNVKLVISLINPIAMEEGLRFAIREGGRTVGAGVVAKIIE; this is translated from the coding sequence ATGGCAAAGAGTAAATTTGAACGTAATAAGCTGCACGTAAACGTCGGTACAATTGGCCACGTTGACCACGGCAAAACCACGCTGACGGCGGCGCTCACTGTTGTGCAGGCACGTAAGTTTGGTGGCGAAGCAAAAGCTTATGACCAAATTGACGCAGCTCCAGAGGAAAAAGCGCGTGGTATTACCATCTCCACTGCGCACGTTGAATACGAATCTGATACCCGTCACTACGCTCATGTAGACTGCCCGGGTCATGCTGACTATGTTAAAAACATGATTACTGGTGCGGCACAGATGGATGGTGCGATCTTGGTTTGTTCTGCTGCTGACGGCCCAATGCCGCAAACACGCGAACACATCCTGCTGTCCCGTCAGGTTGGCGTTCCTTACGTTGTCGTCTACATGAACAAATGTGACCTTGTTGATGATGAAGAGCTGCTGGAGTTGGTTGAGATGGAGCTGCGTGAGCTGCTTTCCAGCTATGACTTCCCTGGTGATGATACCCCGATCGTCAAAGGTTCGGCGCGTATGGCCTTGGAAGGCGATCAATCTGAGATTGGTGAGCCTTCGATTGCGCGTCTGATTGAAGCGATTGATACCTTCATTCCCGACCCGGTGCGTGCTGTTGATGGTAGCTTCCTGATGCCGGTTGAAGACGTATTTTCTATCTCTGGTCGTGGTACAGTAGTTACTGGTCGTATCGAGCGTGGTCTGATCAAGGTTGGTGAGACCATCGAAATTGTTGGTATTCGTGCTACCCAAACCACCACGGTTACCGGCGTTGAAATGTTCCGTAAATTGCTGGATCAAGGTATGGCGGGTGACAATGTAGGCTTGTTGTTGCGTGGTACTAAGCGTGATGACGTAGAGCGTGGTCAAGTGCTCTGCAAGCCGGGTTCCATCAAGCCGCATACCAAGTTTGAAGCGGAAGTCTATGTTCTATCGAAGGACGAAGGTGGTCGTCACACACCATTCTTCAAAGGCTACCGCCCACAGTTCTACTTCCGTACCACAGACGTTACTGGTGCTTGCGAGCTTCCAGAAGGCGTTGAAATGGTCATGCCGGGCGACAATGTTAAGTTGGTCATCTCCTTGATCAATCCAATCGCAATGGAAGAAGGTCTGCGTTTTGCCATCCGTGAAGGCGGTCGTACCGTCGGAGCGGGTGTTGTTGCTAAGATTATTGAGTAA
- the rplL gene encoding 50S ribosomal protein L7/L12, with protein MACTKEDMLETFANMTVTEIVDLISAIEEKFGVTAAVAVAAGPAAGGEAAAAVEEQTEFNVVMTSFGANKINVIKVVRGATGLGLKEAKDMVEGVPSVVKEGASKEDAEKLKKELEDAGATVELK; from the coding sequence ATGGCTTGTACTAAAGAAGATATGTTGGAAACCTTTGCCAACATGACGGTAACTGAAATCGTTGATCTGATTTCAGCAATCGAAGAAAAGTTTGGCGTAACGGCTGCTGTTGCTGTTGCTGCTGGCCCTGCTGCGGGTGGCGAAGCTGCTGCTGCGGTTGAAGAGCAAACTGAATTCAACGTTGTTATGACTAGCTTCGGTGCTAACAAAATCAACGTTATCAAGGTTGTCCGTGGCGCAACTGGTCTGGGCTTGAAAGAAGCGAAAGACATGGTTGAAGGCGTTCCTTCTGTTGTGAAGGAAGGCGCTAGCAAGGAAGATGCAGAAAAGCTGAAGAAAGAACTGGAAGATGCAGGCGCAACTGTCGAACTGAAGTAA